The Pseudoxanthomonas sp. SL93 genome segment CATTCCCGCAACCCCCAGGCGCCCACACTGCAGGCCGCCTGACCTGATTCTTTTCCACGGAGATCCCATGGCCATTTACGACAGCATCCTCGATACCATCGGCCGCACGCCGGTGGTGAAACTCCACCGCATCGCACCGGCGCACGTCACGCTCTACGCCAAGGTGGAATCGTTCAATCCCGGCGGCTCGGTGAAGGACCGCCTGGCGCTGGCGATCATCCTGGATGCCGAAGCCAAGGGCCTGCTGAAGCCCGGCGACACCATCGTCGAAGCGACGTCCGGCAATACCGGCGTGGCGCTGGCGCTGGTCGCCGCGGCGCGCGGCTACAAGTTCGTCGCGGTGATGGTGGAGACGTTCTCGATCGAGCGCCGCAAGCTGATGCGCGCCTACGGCGCCAAGGTCATCCTGACACCGGCCGCCGAGCGCGGCAGCGGCATGGTGCGCCGCGCCGAGGAACTGGCGAAGAAGCATGGCTGGTTCCTCGCCCGCCAGTTCGCCAACCCGGCCAATCCCGCCTATCACCGCCAGACCACCGCGGCGGAAATCCTGCGCGATTTCGCCGGGCAACGACTGGATCATTTCGTCACCGGCTGGGGTACGGGCGGCACGCTCACGGGCGTGGGCGAAGTGCTGAAGGTCGCGCGACCCGAGGTGCGCATCACCGCGTCCGAGCCCGCCGGTGCTTCGCTGCTGCTGGGCAAGGAATGGCAGCCGCACAAGATCCAGGGCTGGACGCCGGACTTCGTGCCCGAAGTGCTCAACCGCGAAGTGGCAGACGAGATCCTGCCGGTCACCGACGTGGAGGCCATCGCCGTTTCGCGCCGGCTGGCGGCCGAAGAAGGCATCTTCGTGGGCATTTCCGCCGGTGCAACGGTCGCCGCCGCCCTGCAGGTGGCCGAGAAGGCCGAAGCGGGTTCCGTGCTGCTGGCGGTGCTGCCGGATACCGGCGAACGCTACTTCTCCACGCCGCTCTTCGAAGGCGTCAACGAAGGTTCCGACGACGAGTGGCTGGCCTCACTCGGCTGATCGCCAAGACGATGCCTGCAACCGGCATCGACTAGTCCGCCGGCACCGTGCAGTCCCGCTTCCAGGTCCATTCGAGCGACTGGCCTGACGCGGTGCCGTCATCCACACGCGCATGCAGCGTGTCCGCGTCCACGCGGCGATAGGTCACGCGCTGCGGGAAATCGTGCTGCGGATTGGCGAACGTCACGCTGTCCCCGCTGATCGTGGTGGCGGGGAACGCCACCACGGCGCCGCCACCGGGCTGGGCCAGGAACGTCCACGTGCCCTGCTGGCGCGCGATGCGCATGAACTCGAACCCGACCGCCCTGCCGTCGCGCGTGTCGCGGTGCATGCCGATCATCAGGTCGCCACGGGCGGGCAACCAGGTTTCCTCGTTGAACGTCTTGCCGCGCAGGCCACACCAGTGGCCCGCCATCCAGTCCAGTTCCGCGGCGCTGGCAGCCGCGCCGGGCAGCATCAACACCACGGACACCAGGATCCTCATCGCGGGGTTCACGGGCATACTCCTGGCCGCCGTCGGTCCGGCTTCAATACATCGGCTTGTTGTCGCTGTCCACCGTGACGGTGCATATCTCCACGATCGTCCAGATGTACATCGGCAGCCACAGCAGCCAGCACGAGAGCACGCTGACCAGCACCTGGATCAGCCCTTTCTGGTTGTAGCCGGCATAAAGGTTGTGCACGCCGGGCACGATCAGCCCCAACAAGGCACCAAACAGGATGAAGGTATTGCGGCTCCTGCCCTGCGCCATCGCCTGCGGGAAATAAGCCGTCGCCACGCCGCATTGCGGGCACGCGACCGCTTCGTCGACCAGCTGCTGGCCGCAGTTTCTGCAGAACATCCGACATCCCCTGTTGAACGGCATGCACGTTAGCAGGCCAAGGCAAGGGGATCTACATCTCCGCAAACCTCTGTAGGAGCGACGTGAGTCGCGACCGCACGTCCTGCATGTCTAGGATCTGGCAGACAGCGCATCGTCTTGCCGCGCCAGATTTGGCACGCACTAGTGTCGCCGACTGCGTGCGGTCGCGACTCACGTCGCTCCTACAGTGGGCACCTCACTGCTCGTACAGCTCCAGCGGCAGCTCGTCAGGATCGGCGAAGAAGGTGAAGCGCCTGCCGGTGTATTCGTCCACCCGCACCGGCTCGGTCGCCACGCCATGGGCGTGCAGGTGGGCGATGGCGGCGCCGATGTCGGCCACGCGAAGGGCCAGGTGACGCAGGCCGCACGCTTCCGGCCGCGACACGCGTGGTGGCGGCGAAGGGAACGAGAACAGCTCGACCTGCGTGCCGTCGGGCAGTGCCAGGTCGAGCTTCCACGAATCGCGTTCGGCCCGGTAGTGCTCCGCGACGACGCGCAGGCCCAATATCTCGGTGTAGAAGTGCTTCGACCGCGCGTAGTCCGACGCGATGATGGCAACGTGGTGCAGCCCCTGCAGTTGCATGTCAGTGCGCCGCCGCGGCATCGGCCGCACCACCGCCGGATGGCGCCTTGCCGCCCCGCATCATCAACACCAGCGGCATCGATACCAGCGTCAGCAGCATCATCAGCTTGAAGTCGTTGAGGTAGCCGATGGCTGCCGCCTGCCGGTTGACCTCGGCATTGAGCATCGCCAGACCGGTGGCCGTGGAGGGGTTCATCGCCGCAGGCAGCAGCGTGGTCTCCGCGCCAAACGCGGGAATGCGCGCGGCGATCTCGGCATGGTTCACCTGCATCGCGCGTGACAGCATCGTCATCACCACCGAGATGCCGACCGATGAGCCGATGTTGCGCACCAGGCTGAAGAGGCCGGCGGCTTCGGTACGCTGGTGCGGTTCCAGCGTGGCGTACGCCACCGTGGAGATCGGCACGAACACCAGGCCCAGCCCCATGCCCTGCACCACGCCCAGCCAGACGATGGACTGCATCGACGCGTTCGGCCCGAACTGGGTCATGCCATGCAGCGAGAACGCCATCAGACCCATGCCCACGAGGATCGGCCAGCGCGCGTCGATGCGGCCCAGCAGGCGACCGACGACCATCATGCTGAACATGGTGCCCACGCCGCGCGGCGCCAGCACCAGGCCGATGGTCAGCACCGGATAGTTCATCAGGGTGCTGAGATACGGCGGCAACAGGGCCAGTGTGGCGAACAGCACGATGCCGACCACGAAGATCAGCGCACAGCCCACGGCGAAGTTCGCGTTCTTCAGCAGGCCAAGATCGAGCAGCGCAGCATCGCGCTTGCGCCACCACCACAGGCCGTAGGTGTAGAGGGCAAGGAATGCGAGCGCGGCTTCGATCTGGATCTCGACGCTGCCGAACCAGTCCTCGCTCTGTCCACGATCCAGGAACAGCTGCAAGGCACCGATGCCCAGCGCCAGCAGGCCCAGCCCGACACCGTCGAGCTTGCGCTCCTGCACCACGTCCTTCTTCACGCTGGCCATGATGCCGACCAGCGCCAGGATGCCGATGGGCAGGTTGATCAGGAACACCCAGTGCCAGCTGTAGTTCTGGGTCAGGAAGCCGCCCAGCGGCGGGCCGAGGATAGGCCCGACCATGATGCCCATGCCCCACATCGCCATGGCGGCGCCATGCTTTTCCTTCGGAAAGGCATCGAGCAGCAGCGACTGCGAGATCGGCACCAGCGACGCGCCGAACACGCCCTGCAGGATGCGGTACAGCACCATCTCGCCGATGCCGCTGGCGATGCCGCACAGCAACGACGCCACGGTGAAACCGCTGACCGCTATGATCAGCAGGCGGCGGCGCCCCAGCCGGCCGGCCAGCCAGCCGGTCACCGGCGTCAGGATGGCGGCGGCGACGATGTAGCTGGTCAGCACCCACGACACCTGGTCCTGGGTGGCCGACAGCGAGCCCTGCATGTCGGGCAGCGCGACGTTGGCGATGGTGGTGTCCAGCGCCTGCATCAGCGTGGCCAGCATCACCGAGCCGACCAGCAGCGTGCGCTTGCCGGTGTCTTCCTGCGCGGGTGCAACGGCAGCGGCGGTTGTGCTCATGGGAAATTCCGGAAACGATCGCCACACGCGCGGCGCGACGACCCAGAGGTCACCCGGGGCGCGGCGTCAGCGGGGCCGGGCCCCACCACAGTGCCCTCGCCCGCATCCGCGCACGCCCGGGATGACATGGAAACAGGGACTCAGCGCGCGGCGGTGGCGCGACTGGAGGCGGTGCCGCCATCGCGCAGATCCACATGCACGTCGGCGCTCATGCCGGCGCGCAACTGCGGTGCGTCGGCGGCGGCGCTGTCGATCTCGAGGCGCACCGGGATGCGCTGCACGATCTTCACCCAGTTGCCGGTGGCGTTCTGTGGCGGCAGCACGCTGAACTCCGCGCCGGAGGCCGGGGCGATGGACGCGACGTGCGCCTTCCACGTCACGCCGGGATACGAGTCGACCTCGATGGTCGCCGGCTGGCCGACCTGCATCTCGGTCAGTTCGGTTTCCTTGAAGTTGGCTTCCACCCAGATCGGTGACGTGGCGACCAGCGGCATCGCGGACTGTCCGACGTTGATGTACTCGCCCACCTGCAGGTCGTGCAGGCCGACGATGCCGTCAACCGGCGCGCGCACTTCCGCATGCGCCAGATCCAGCTTCGCCTTCGCCAGCATCGCCATGGCCGCGCGGTACTCGGGCAGGTCGCGGGTCGGCGTGCCGGCGCTGCCACTCAAGGTGGCGGTGGCTTCGGACTGGGTGGCAACGGCGTCGGCCAGGTCGGTACGCGCTTCCGCCACGGCATGACGTGCATCGTCCAGCATCTTGCGCGATACCAGTTGCTGCGACGCCAGCTGCTGCATGCGGACCAGGTCGCGCTGCGCCCAGGTGAGTGTTTCCTGCGCGGCCCGGATCGACGAGTCCGTGCCCACGACCTTGGCGCGACTGGCGCTGGCAGTGTTGGCCATGCGCGCGACCAGCGCTTCGTTCTGGGCGACCGCGATGGTCAGCGGATCGGCATCGATGCGGAACAGCAGGTCGCCCTTCTTCACCGGCTGGTTCTGCTGCACGGCGACCTCGACCACGCGGCCGCCGACCTGCGGCGCGATGAGGATGCGTTCGGCCTTGATGTAGGCGTTGTCGGTGCTGACTTCGCGACTGGAAACGGCGTACTCCCAACCGAAGAAGCCGGCCACGGCCAACGGCCCCGCGATCCACAGCCACACGGGCACGCGGCGACGCTTGGGAGTGGAAGGCTTGGCCGTGGCTTCGCCGGCTTCGTTGATCTTGCTGGTCATGGGCTTCAGCTCTTGCGGAGGGAAGACTCGCCGCGGCTGGCGCGGTCGAGCTGTGAGAGGTTTTCGCGGATCTGGCCGAGCACCTTCAGGGTGGTGGCCAGTTCGACGGCATCGACGCCGGCCAGGCAGTCCTCGCGCACGGAAACCGAGACGGCCTCGATGTCGTGCATCACCGCATCGGACTGCGGCAGCAGGTGCAGGCGCCACACGCGACGGTCTTCCGGATCACTGCGGCGCTCGACGAAACCGGCCTTCTGCAGCCGGTCGATCACGCGGCCGACGGCGATGGGCTCCATGTCGAGCAGGTCGGCCAGTTCCGCCTGGGTGATGCCTTCGCTCTGGTGGATGCGCTTGAGCGCGCGCCACTGCACGCGAGTCAGGCCCAGGTGTGCGGCACGCCGGTCGAACACGCGCCCGAACAGGCGGCTCAGGTCCGCGATCAGGTAACCGATGGTGCTGTTGGCGGCGGGGGTCTTCATGCTGCCTATGATATAGCTGCTTAGGCAACAATGTTGCAGGCAGCCTTATTCCGTTCAGGTCGCAGCGCGGAAAAGCCCGTCCCCGCGGGCGGATGGCTGCCGTATCCTGAACAGATGCGTCCCTCCTCCGCCGGCCTGCTGGTCTCCAATGCCCTGACCCTGGTGCTGGCCCTCGCCTTCGACTGGGAAGCCGGCTGGCTGGTCTGGCCGTACTGGATCCAGAGCGTGGTGATCGGCTTCTATGCCCGCAAGCGCATGCTGGCACTGCGCGACTTCACCACCGAGGGCTTCACCTCCGGCGGCACACGCGTCAGCGAGGACGAGGCCGGCAAGCGGTCCACGGCCAGCTTCTTCTCGCTGCACTACGGTTTCTTCCATGCGGTGTACTTCGTATTCCTGTGCGTCCACCACACGGTGACTAACCCGCGCGACATCGCCCTGCTGGCGCTGTGCGGGCTGTCGTTCGTCTATTCGCAACGGCAGACCTACGCCGTGCAGCATGCCGCCGACCTGGCGGGCAAACCCAGCCTGGGCGCGCTGATGTTCCTGCCCTACCTGCGCGTGATCCCGATGCACCTGATCATCCTGGCCAGCGCCGCGCTGGGCAGCGGCATGCTGATGACGCTGTGCTTCACCGTGCTGAAGACGGCCTCGGACCTGACGATGGACTATGCGGACCGGAGGATGGCGGAACGCGCGGCGGAGCGGGTGCACGCGGGCTGAAAAGCGAAACGCCGGCATGCGCCGGCGTTCTTTCCCGATGCCATCCATGGCGCAGCATTACGTGCTGAGGGATGGACCTGCCCGCACATCCATGTGCGGGCGTTCGCGGCTGCGATGGTTGCCGATGGGGCAACCGTCAGGCGCAGCCCCTCACCCTTCCCACTTGCCCAGCGCGGCCAGGCCATTGTCCTTGGCGCGGGCGTATACGGTGGACTGCGCCTTGGCGAAGTTGCCCACCAGGTCCTGCGACCACAGCTTCAGGGCGGCGGACTGCATGGCGCGGCCGTAGGAGAACGTCAGCGGCCACGGCAGCGCACCCAGCTGGTTCATGGCGTTGAGGTGCGCGGTGGCGTCCTCGTCGCTCTGGCCGCCGGACAGGAACACGATGCCCGGCAGGATCGCCGGCACGGTGCTCTTCAGGCACATCACGGTGGACTCGGCGACTTCCTCGACGCTGGCCTGCTCGTCGCAGTCCTTGCCCGGCACGATCATCGACGCCTTCAGGATGGTGCCTTCCAGCAGCACGTTGTGCTCGTACAGGGCGCCGAACAGCGAACGCAGCACGGCTTCGGTGACTTCGTAGCAGATCTCGATGTTGTGGTCGCCGTCCATCAGCACTTCCGGCTCTACCATCGGCACCAGGCCGCATTCCTGGCACAGCGCCGCGTAACGGGCCAGCGCGTGCGCGTTGGCTTCGATGCAGGTGCCGGACGGAATGTCGTCGCCGATGTTGATGACCGCGCGCCACTTGGCGAAGCGCGCGCCGAGCTTGTAGTACTCCTTCAGGCGGTCGCGCAGGCCGTCGAGCCCTTCGGTGACCACTTCGCCCGGGCAGCCGGCCAGCGGATGCGTGCCCTTGTCCACCTTGATGCCGGGGATGATGCCGTTGGCCGCCATGACCTTGGCGAACGGCACGCCGTCCTTGGTCGACTGGCGCAGGGTTTCGTCGTACAGGATGGCGCCGGAGATGTAGTCGCCCAGCTTGGGGGTGGTGAGCAGCAGCTCACGGTACGCACGACGGTTTTCCTCGGTGTTCTCGATGCCCACGCCTTCGAAACGCTTGGCGATGGTGGTGGTGGACTCGTCGATCGCGATGATGCCCTTGCCCGCGGCCACCATGGCCTGGGCGGTTTCGGCAAGCTGTTCGATGCTCATGGGGTTCCTGGGGAAGCGGCGGGAAAGATACCAATTGTAGCCCGCGCGGGGCTCGCCTTGGCGGAAGAAGGAATCTGCAAACGGTTCCAGGCGCCCGGCTGTCAGATCCGGTCGGTCGATTCCGCCTGCAGGCTGCCGTAGCGCCAGCGGTGCACCAGGTTGGCAAGCCCGCGGCCACGCAGCAGGAACACGGTGGCCAGGATCGCCTCGAAGACCGTGGCGACCGCGTCCGGCAACAGCTGGTCCAACCCGTTGTCCAGCGTCAGCGAGCCCGGCATGGCGCGCGAGATCATGATCCAGCGCACGATCAGGTACGCACCGTCCTTGAGCGCGAGGAACAGGAACCACGCGCCGATGATCGAGATGGCGAGGCCCAGCCAGACGCGCGGTTCCAGGCTGCTCTCGAAGACCTGCTCGCGCGGCCCGGCCAGCGCCAGCCTGGCAAGCTTGTCGGCGAACACCCAGGCGAGCGCCAGCGCGACCAGCACGGACCCCATCACGGCCAGCGAAACCCCCGTGCCACCGAACGCCGAATCGCCATGCCGCAGGGCGAACAGCACGGCGGGCATGCCGACAAGCGCGCTCGCCGCCACCCATACGATGACGGCACGGATCGCGATGCACAGCAGCGTGAAGGCATTCGTCCTCGTCATGCCGCGCGTGCTCCGGTTACAGCTCGCCCAGCCCCTCGGCCTTGCCCTGCGTGCCCATCTGCAGCAGGCGCAGGGTGTTGGTGGCGCCGTGCTGCTCCATGTGGTCGCCACTGGTGAAGATGACGCGGTCGCCTTCGGCCAGCAGTGCGCGGTCGTGCAGCACGCGCATGGAATCGCGCGCGGCCTCGCGCGGCGCCAGGCCGCGGCTGTCGAACGCGATGGGGTAGACGTCGCGGATCATCGCCATCTTGCGGCGTGCGCCGTCGTGGCGCGAGAACGCATAGATCGGCGCACTGGAACGGAAGCGCGACAGGAAGCGCGCGGTGCCGCCGGATTCGGTCATCGCCACGATCGCACGCACGCCGATGTGCTCGGACAGGAACATGGTCGCCATGGCGATGGCCTGGTCGGCACGCTCCAGGTTGCGCGGCGCCTTCTCGAAATCGGTGTCCATCTCGAACTGCTTCTCGGCGCCCAGGCAGATGCGCGCCATCGCCTCGACCGCCTTCACCGGGTAGCTGCCCGCCGCGGTCTCCGCAGAGAGCATGACCGCGTCGGTGCCGTCGATGACGGAGTTGGCCACGTCCAGCACTTCGGCGCGGGTGGGAATGGGGCTGTCGACCATCGACTGCAGCATCTGGGTGGCGGTGATCACCACCTTGTTGCGCGCCAGCGACTCGCGGATGATCTTCTTCTGCAGGCCGGGAAGCTCGGCGTCGCCGATCTCCACGCCCAGGTCACCGCGCGCGACCATCACCACGTCGCTGGCCTCGATGATCTCGCCGAGATTCTCGATGGCTTCGGTGCGCTCGATCTTGGACACCAGCGCCGCATCGCAACCGTGTTCCTGCGCGATGCGGCGGGCGTCGTTCATGTCCTGCGCATTGCGGCAGAACGAGACGGCGATGAAGTCCACGCCGATCTGCGCCACGATGCCGATCAGCTCCTTGTCGCGCTCGGTGAGCGCGCCAAGCGACAGGCCGCCGCCCTGCTTGTTCAGGCCCTTGCGGTCCGACAGCATGCCGTCGTTGAGCACGGTGCAGATGATGCGTTCGCCTTCCACCTGCTCGACGCGCAGCTGCATCAGGCCATCATCCAGCAGCAGCACGTCGCCGCTCGTCACGTCGGCGGGCAAGCCCAGATAGCTGACGCCGACCTGCGCGCTGTCGCCCGGAGGCGCATCGGCGCTGGCCACCAGGTCGAAGCGCGCACCGGTCTTCAGCACCACCTTGCCCTCGGCAAAGCGTTCGATGCGGATCTTGGGTCCCGGCAGGTCGGCCAGGATGCCGACTTCGGCACCCACGCGCTGCGCGGCCAGGCGCACGGCGGCGGCACGCTTGGCCTGGCCGGACGGATCGCCATGCGAGAAATTGAGGCGCACCACGTTGACGCCCGCGCGGAACAGGTCCTCGAGTACGCCCGGCGGGTCCGTGGCAGGTCCGAGGGTGGCAAGGATCTTGGTGCGGCGCTGGCGTTCGGTCATGGTGGGTTTCCTGTGATCACGCAAACGCTACCACACCGTGCGCGCACTTCGATGGCACGCGTGCACGATGCGCGCATGCTGTCCCGGGACAGGAACAGGCATGCCACGCCGATGCCCGCGAAACCCCTGTTTTCATGCGGTTCCACGCAAGCAGGCAGCATCCCGCCAGTGGTATTTTTTTGGTCTCGTGAAGCGCATCCGGTGTTGCGCATGCACACGGATCTGCGCCGATCCGCCACGCGCGATCAACGCTTGCGGTAGCGACGTCAGTCGACGACGCCTCACTTGCATGCGGTCGCGACTGACGTCGCTCCCACAAGGGTTCACTGTGGCGTCATGCCGCCAGCATGGCGCGCAGGTCGTGCGGTGCGGCCGCCAGCTGGTCCGCGCCGGCATCGCGCAGTTCCTGCTCGCCGCCAAAACCCCACAGCACGCCGACATTGCGCATGCCATGGTGGCGCGCACCTTCGATGTCCATGCGCCGGTCGCCGATCATCCAGCACGCCGATGCGTCCAGCGACAGGCGGCGCAGGGCCTCGGCGATCAGGTCGGGCTTCTGGCTCAGTCGACCATCGGCCGTCGCACCGATGACGTCATCGAAACGATGCCCGAAGGGAAGATGCGCGATGATCTTGCGCGCATGGGGTTCATTCTTCGCCGTCACCACCGCGAGCCGATGGCCGCCCGCGTGCAATTGCTCGATGGTCTCGCCGATGCCGGCATAGACCTGATGCTCCGCCCAACCGTGGGCTTCGAAGCGTTCCAGATAATGCGCAACCGCCGCTTCCACCTTCGCCGCATTACCGAGCAGCGGCGTGAAGCTCGTGCGCAGCGACGGGCCGATCCAGCCACGGAGTTCGGCGTCCGTCGGCACCGGGTGATCCAGCTGCGTCAACGCATGCGCGACGCAGCGGGTGATGCCGACGGCGGAATCGATCAGCGTGCCGTCGAGATCGAAGA includes the following:
- the cysK gene encoding cysteine synthase A → MAIYDSILDTIGRTPVVKLHRIAPAHVTLYAKVESFNPGGSVKDRLALAIILDAEAKGLLKPGDTIVEATSGNTGVALALVAAARGYKFVAVMVETFSIERRKLMRAYGAKVILTPAAERGSGMVRRAEELAKKHGWFLARQFANPANPAYHRQTTAAEILRDFAGQRLDHFVTGWGTGGTLTGVGEVLKVARPEVRITASEPAGASLLLGKEWQPHKIQGWTPDFVPEVLNREVADEILPVTDVEAIAVSRRLAAEEGIFVGISAGATVAAALQVAEKAEAGSVLLAVLPDTGERYFSTPLFEGVNEGSDDEWLASLG
- a CDS encoding DUF6265 family protein, which codes for MNPAMRILVSVVLMLPGAAASAAELDWMAGHWCGLRGKTFNEETWLPARGDLMIGMHRDTRDGRAVGFEFMRIARQQGTWTFLAQPGGGAVVAFPATTISGDSVTFANPQHDFPQRVTYRRVDADTLHARVDDGTASGQSLEWTWKRDCTVPAD
- a CDS encoding zinc ribbon domain-containing protein; this encodes MFCRNCGQQLVDEAVACPQCGVATAYFPQAMAQGRSRNTFILFGALLGLIVPGVHNLYAGYNQKGLIQVLVSVLSCWLLWLPMYIWTIVEICTVTVDSDNKPMY
- a CDS encoding VOC family protein, which gives rise to MQLQGLHHVAIIASDYARSKHFYTEILGLRVVAEHYRAERDSWKLDLALPDGTQVELFSFPSPPPRVSRPEACGLRHLALRVADIGAAIAHLHAHGVATEPVRVDEYTGRRFTFFADPDELPLELYEQ
- a CDS encoding MDR family MFS transporter, whose translation is MSTTAAAVAPAQEDTGKRTLLVGSVMLATLMQALDTTIANVALPDMQGSLSATQDQVSWVLTSYIVAAAILTPVTGWLAGRLGRRRLLIIAVSGFTVASLLCGIASGIGEMVLYRILQGVFGASLVPISQSLLLDAFPKEKHGAAMAMWGMGIMVGPILGPPLGGFLTQNYSWHWVFLINLPIGILALVGIMASVKKDVVQERKLDGVGLGLLALGIGALQLFLDRGQSEDWFGSVEIQIEAALAFLALYTYGLWWWRKRDAALLDLGLLKNANFAVGCALIFVVGIVLFATLALLPPYLSTLMNYPVLTIGLVLAPRGVGTMFSMMVVGRLLGRIDARWPILVGMGLMAFSLHGMTQFGPNASMQSIVWLGVVQGMGLGLVFVPISTVAYATLEPHQRTEAAGLFSLVRNIGSSVGISVVMTMLSRAMQVNHAEIAARIPAFGAETTLLPAAMNPSTATGLAMLNAEVNRQAAAIGYLNDFKLMMLLTLVSMPLVLMMRGGKAPSGGGAADAAAAH
- a CDS encoding HlyD family secretion protein — translated: MTSKINEAGEATAKPSTPKRRRVPVWLWIAGPLAVAGFFGWEYAVSSREVSTDNAYIKAERILIAPQVGGRVVEVAVQQNQPVKKGDLLFRIDADPLTIAVAQNEALVARMANTASASRAKVVGTDSSIRAAQETLTWAQRDLVRMQQLASQQLVSRKMLDDARHAVAEARTDLADAVATQSEATATLSGSAGTPTRDLPEYRAAMAMLAKAKLDLAHAEVRAPVDGIVGLHDLQVGEYINVGQSAMPLVATSPIWVEANFKETELTEMQVGQPATIEVDSYPGVTWKAHVASIAPASGAEFSVLPPQNATGNWVKIVQRIPVRLEIDSAAADAPQLRAGMSADVHVDLRDGGTASSRATAAR
- a CDS encoding MarR family transcriptional regulator; the protein is MKTPAANSTIGYLIADLSRLFGRVFDRRAAHLGLTRVQWRALKRIHQSEGITQAELADLLDMEPIAVGRVIDRLQKAGFVERRSDPEDRRVWRLHLLPQSDAVMHDIEAVSVSVREDCLAGVDAVELATTLKVLGQIRENLSQLDRASRGESSLRKS
- a CDS encoding DUF6498-containing protein, translating into MRPSSAGLLVSNALTLVLALAFDWEAGWLVWPYWIQSVVIGFYARKRMLALRDFTTEGFTSGGTRVSEDEAGKRSTASFFSLHYGFFHAVYFVFLCVHHTVTNPRDIALLALCGLSFVYSQRQTYAVQHAADLAGKPSLGALMFLPYLRVIPMHLIILASAALGSGMLMTLCFTVLKTASDLTMDYADRRMAERAAERVHAG
- a CDS encoding class I fructose-bisphosphate aldolase encodes the protein MSIEQLAETAQAMVAAGKGIIAIDESTTTIAKRFEGVGIENTEENRRAYRELLLTTPKLGDYISGAILYDETLRQSTKDGVPFAKVMAANGIIPGIKVDKGTHPLAGCPGEVVTEGLDGLRDRLKEYYKLGARFAKWRAVINIGDDIPSGTCIEANAHALARYAALCQECGLVPMVEPEVLMDGDHNIEICYEVTEAVLRSLFGALYEHNVLLEGTILKASMIVPGKDCDEQASVEEVAESTVMCLKSTVPAILPGIVFLSGGQSDEDATAHLNAMNQLGALPWPLTFSYGRAMQSAALKLWSQDLVGNFAKAQSTVYARAKDNGLAALGKWEG
- the pyk gene encoding pyruvate kinase, with amino-acid sequence MTERQRRTKILATLGPATDPPGVLEDLFRAGVNVVRLNFSHGDPSGQAKRAAAVRLAAQRVGAEVGILADLPGPKIRIERFAEGKVVLKTGARFDLVASADAPPGDSAQVGVSYLGLPADVTSGDVLLLDDGLMQLRVEQVEGERIICTVLNDGMLSDRKGLNKQGGGLSLGALTERDKELIGIVAQIGVDFIAVSFCRNAQDMNDARRIAQEHGCDAALVSKIERTEAIENLGEIIEASDVVMVARGDLGVEIGDAELPGLQKKIIRESLARNKVVITATQMLQSMVDSPIPTRAEVLDVANSVIDGTDAVMLSAETAAGSYPVKAVEAMARICLGAEKQFEMDTDFEKAPRNLERADQAIAMATMFLSEHIGVRAIVAMTESGGTARFLSRFRSSAPIYAFSRHDGARRKMAMIRDVYPIAFDSRGLAPREAARDSMRVLHDRALLAEGDRVIFTSGDHMEQHGATNTLRLLQMGTQGKAEGLGEL
- a CDS encoding HAD hydrolase-like protein, encoding MSRPTLFFDLDGTLIDSAVGITRCVAHALTQLDHPVPTDAELRGWIGPSLRTSFTPLLGNAAKVEAAVAHYLERFEAHGWAEHQVYAGIGETIEQLHAGGHRLAVVTAKNEPHARKIIAHLPFGHRFDDVIGATADGRLSQKPDLIAEALRRLSLDASACWMIGDRRMDIEGARHHGMRNVGVLWGFGGEQELRDAGADQLAAAPHDLRAMLAA